In Astatotilapia calliptera chromosome 20, fAstCal1.2, whole genome shotgun sequence, one genomic interval encodes:
- the mybl2a gene encoding v-myb avian myeloblastosis viral oncogene homolog-like 2a: MDDEGDDNLCFDTDSDLVENKDGTRCQVKWTQEEDENLKILVCNIGKKDWKTIASFLPGRTEYQCMHRWRKYLDPDLIKGFWSKEEDEKIVELVAKYGTKHWTLISKHLKGRLGKQCRDRWHNHLDPMISKSCWTDEEDLIIYKAHSILGNRWTEISRLLPGRSDNSVKNHWNSTIKRKAELGFFRDAAQSISIDIQQFVDGEVDFKCDVVLDAEPVTPEVLRPEKSMQDKEHHKAKQKTAAPPPQRSTSKRESSSLSNSFLPCSKSSPSSGTAPPAVQVDQKKFADAALRMIAEDMLPLSFVEGAGFRSFMSTISPEYNKLSQRAVALQLYDEVERAIKPQLIRDLKSCLATMKDGESAIHVTVDLWAGAQTLPVEDPIVVVQLHFISDSWQLRRPIVAFRHVSHKNLSTCVSRELEGVLLSYGIFPRSIGYVLANQAKEALATNNLFCDYKIMCTSNRGEPDGDEVLAFLSDQMSEAESPFSELQMGTRTTCAARTLQIVIRDALRNSRVVENLLSQVHNVVAFFKSSPYWSEVLMKEYNVSLCPSSSNCRWNSMMLSLRRMVQESVWSSIMTLLAQARIEASDTASAPPLVMVKREQVIDILGLLEPFEEALQVLQGNGVTMSLIIPSLIGLDKTLENCVTNYTHFCKALRTGLYTHFQPVIHQKDMILAAVLDPRIKLQPFSDDNQDEQNDFLTPPSKSEARSIVESTLENMEASTFPTVEAEKDQTGSGLEHDVKEESQTDGVMDTCAGSSDNNCPEISENDLKRKSIFNFLQPPAKTLKMSEFDVYLSEPLWESNSTLQYWKCASRFPKLQGLAKKLLAVPATSGGFDRFSPMAACIVKAKRNRLPPHTTERLLLYKNSVKVKTVKKPSRAAKH; encoded by the exons atGGACGATGAGGGAGATGATAATCTATGCTTTGACACTGACTCAGATTTAGTAGAAAATAAGGATGGTACCAGGTGTCAAGTCAAATGGACTCAGGAAGAG GATGAAAATCTCAAAATTCTGGTCTGCAACATTGGAAAAAAAGATTGGAAAACTATTGCTAGTTTTTTACCA GGGCGAACAGAATACCAGTGTATGCACCGCTGGCGAAAATATCTGGATCCTGACTTAATTAAAGGCTTCTGGTCCAAAGAGGAAGATGAAAAG ATAGTAGAGCTTGTGGCCAAGTATGGCACCAAGCACTGGACTCTAATTTCAAAGCATCTAAAGGGTCGATTGGGGAAGCAGTGCCGTGATCGCTGGCACAATCACCTCGACCCAATGATCAGTAAGAGCTGCTGGACTGATGAAGAGGATCTCATCATCTATAAAGCccactccattctgggaaaccGGTGGACTGAGATTTCCAGGCTGCTCCCAGGAAG GTCTGACAATTCTGTGAAGAATCATTGGAATTCGACCATCAAACGTAAAGCAGAGCTGGGCTTCTTTAGAGATGCTGCTCAAAGCATTTCCATTGATATTCAGCAATTTGTGGATGGAGAG GTGGATTTCAAATGTGACGTTGTTTTAGATGCCGAACCAGTAACTCCTGAAGTG CTCAGGCCTGAGAAGTCAATGCAGGACAAGGAGCACCATAAAGCCAAGCAGAAGACTGCTGCTCCACCTCCGCAGAGGTCTACATCAAAGAGAGAGTCTTCCTCCCTCAGCAATTCTTTTCTCCCCTGCTCAAAATCCAGTCCCAGCTCTGGCACCGCACCACCAGCCGTGCAGGTGGATCAGAAAAAGTTTGCTGATGCAGCACTAAGGATGATTGCTGAGGACATGTTGCCCCTCAG CTTTGTTGAAGGGGCTGGCTTCAGGTCTTTCATGAGTACGATCAGCCCTGAGTACAACAAGCTATCCCAGCGCGCAGTGGCCCTGCAGCTTTATGACGAGGTGGAACGAGCCATCAAGCCTCAGCTCATCCGTGATCTTAAATCCTGCCTTGCCACAATGAAAGATGGTGAAAGTGCCATTCATGTCACCGTTGATCTCTGGGCAGGGGCTCAAACCCTGCCAGTAGAGGATCCCATTGTTGTTGTCCAGCTTCACTTTATCAGTGATTCCTGGCAGCTCCGCCGTCCTATTGTGGCCTTCCGTCATGTCAGCCACAAAAACCTCAGCACTTGTGTGTCCAGGGAGCTCGAAGGTGTGCTGCTCAGCTACGGGATCTTTCCTCGCAGCATCGGCTACGTCCTTGCCAACCAGGCTAAAGAAGCCCTAGCTACAAACAACTTGTTCTGCGACTACAAGATTATGTGCACGTCCAATAGAGGAGAACCGGATGGAGATGAAGTGCTGGCCTTTCTGTCAGACCAAATGTCTGAAGCAGAGTCCCCTTTTTCCGAGCTGCAGATGGGGACAAGGACTACATGTGCTGCCAGGACACTGCAGATAGTGATTAGGGATGCCTTAAGAAATTCAAGAGTAGTAGAGAACCTGCTCTCACAGGTCCACAATGTGGTGGCTTTCTTCAAGAGCAGCCCCTACTGGAGCGAG gtTTTGATGAAGGAGTACAATGTGTCTTTGTGCCCTTCCTCTAGCAACTGTCGTTGGAACTCCATGATGCTATCATTACGGCGAATGGTCCAGGAGTCTGTCTGGAGCTCCATCATGACTCTCCTGGCCCAGGCACGCATAGAGGCTAGTGACACAGCCAGCGCCCCACCACTGGTCATGGTTAAGAGGGAACAAGTGATTGACATTCTAGGTCTTCTTGAGCCCTTTGAGGAGGCTTTACAG GTCCTGCAAGGAAATGGTGTGACTATGTCTCTCATCATACCGTCCCTCATTGGACTTGATAAAACCTTGGAGAATTGTGTCACCAACTACACCCACTTCTGCAAGGCCCTGCGCACAGGCCTCTACACACACTTCCAGCCAGTGATTCACCAGAAGGACATGATACTAGCTGCTGTGCTGGATCCTAGGATCAAACTGCAG CCGTTTTCTGATGACAACCAGGATGAACAGAATGATTTCCTAACACCTCCGTCAAAATCTGAGGCTCGCAGCATTGTTGAGTCCACATTAGAAAACATGGAAGCCTCAACTTTTCCTACTGTTGAGGCAGAGAAAGATCAGACAGGCAGTGGGCTGGAGCACGATGTGAAAGAAGAAAGCCAGACAGATGGCGTGATGGACACTTGTGCTGGCAGCTCAGACAACAACTGTCCTGAAATCAGTGAAAACGACCTCAAGAGGAAGTCCATCTTCAACTTCCTTCAGCCGCCTGCAAAGACTCTAAAGATGTCAGAGTTCGACGTGTACCTGTCTGAACCGCTGTGGGAAAGCAACTCTACTCTTCAGTACTGGAAATGTGCTTCTCGATTCCCGAAGCTCCAAGGCCTCGCCAAGAAGCTGCTGGCGGTGCCCGCCACATCTGGAGGTTTTGACCGTTTCAGTCCGATGGCTGCGTGCATTGTGAAAGCAAAAAGGAACCGCTTGCCACCTCACACCACAGAGAGACTGCTACTATacaaaaactctgtaaaagtgAAGACTGTTAAAAAGCCCAGTCGGGCTGCTAAACACTGA
- the sgk2a gene encoding serine/threonine-protein kinase Sgk2: MAHCNLRTPPSSPQDDVNLGPSANPNARPTDFDFLAVIGKGTFGKVLLAKHKADSKFYAVKVLQKKIILKKKEQKNIMAERNVLLKSLKHPFLVRLHYSFQTVEKLYFVLDYVNGGELFFHLQRERCFSEPRARFYTAEVASAIGYLHSLNIVYRDLKPENILLDCQGHVVLTDFGLCKEGVEPEATTSTFCGTPEYLAPEILRKEPYDRTVDWWCLGAVLYEMLFSLPPFYSRDIGEMYDGILHKPLMLPPGKSEAACSLLMGLLQKDQHRRLGAIADFLEIKNHTFFTSINWDDLYHKRITPPYNPNVRGPADTQHIDPEFTREMVPNSVSQTPEFNPSTSSSNAFNGFSFVGTEDSFL; this comes from the exons ATGGCACACTGTAAT ctgcgGACACCACCTTCCTCTCCTCAAGATGATGTTAACCTGGGACCTTCAGCAAACCCAAA TGCCAGGCCCACTGACTTTGACTTCTTGGCTGTCATTGGCAAAGGGACCTTTGGAAAG GTCCTGCTTGCCAAGCATAAAGCCGACAGCAAATTCTACGCTGTCAAAGTCCTGCAGAAGAAAATCATCCTGAAGAAAAAAGAG CAAAAGAACATCATGGCAGAGAGAAACGTGCTGCTGAAGAGCCTCAAACACCCGTTTCTGGTTCGGCTGCACTACTCGTTTCAGACTGTAGAGAAGCTCTACTTTGTCCTGGACTATGTAAATGGCGGAGAG TTGTTCTTCCACTTGCAGAGAGAGCGGTGTTTCTCAGAACCCAGAGCGAGATTCTACACGGCTGAGGTAGCAAGCGCCATCGGCTACCTTCACTCTCTCAACATTGTTTACAG AGATCTGAAGCCAGAAAATATACTTTTAGACTGTCAG GGCCATGTGGTGCTGACAGATTTTGGGCTGTGCAAGGAGGGTGTGGAGCCAGAGGCAACCACCTCGACTTTCTGTGGCACTCcagaa TATTTGGCGCCAGAGATTCTTCGTAAGGAACCGTATGACAGGACAGTGGACTGGTGGTGCCTGGGAGCCGTGCTGTATGAGATGCTCTTCAGTCTG CCTCCTTTCTACAGCCGTGATATTGGTGAAATGTACGATGGGATCCTTCACAAGCCGCTGATGCTGCCTCCGGGAAAGTCTGAGGCCGCCTGCTCTCTGCTGATGGGTCTTCTCCAGAAAGACCAGCACAGACGCCTGGGAGCCATCGCAGACTTT ttAGAAATAAAGAACCACACTTTTTTCACTTCGATCAACTGGGACGACCTTTACCACAAGAGAATCACCCCTCCTTACAACCCTAATGTG AGGGGCCCAGCTGACACTCAACATATTGATCCTGAGTTCACCAGAGAAATGGTTCCTAACTCAGTGAGTCAGACCCCAGAGTTCAATCCCAGCACCAGCTCCAGCAACGCCTTTAATGGGTTCTCCTTTGTCGGCACCGAGGACAGCTTTCTGTGA